From the genome of Vicia villosa cultivar HV-30 ecotype Madison, WI linkage group LG2, Vvil1.0, whole genome shotgun sequence, one region includes:
- the LOC131651745 gene encoding fructokinase-like 2, chloroplastic, with product MSCLSFSQFLPLPRCHFRWSHCYALKVVQFGELRVQCKPGHVAMARPRKKASVGSVEEEPGENEPVVEKKATKVSKAKKVTAKTAKKKKESIAESPEGAIDLLVSGGDGSIEEGLSPSSDGSKKKTRKSKKKDASSSAGLEEEKEVKEKKKVTKRRKPKEEKEENVKLEDKYGAEAEIDDQDEPLFIENVEDESDDGLELIKDDGEDISYTYSWPPLVCCFGAAQHAFVPSGRPANRLIDHELHERNKDALWSPDKFVRAPGGSAGSVAIALASLGGKVAFMGKLADDDYGQAMLYYMNANNVQTRSVRIDSKRATGVSLMKIGKRKLKLSCVRPCAEDCLTKSEINIDVLKEAKMFYFNTHSLLDRNMRSTTLRAIKIAKHFGAVVFYDVNLPMPLWHSQEETKTFIQQVWNLADIIEVTKQELEFLCGITPSEEFDTKNNARSKFVHYDPEVVAPLWHESLKVLFVTNGTSKIHYYTAETDGAVHGMEDAPITPFTRDMSASGDGIVAAIMRMLTVQADLITDKAYLEHSIKYAIDCGVIDQWIHGRVCGFPPEEDTEDDVTPDPYGIKSITETEYRTLLEPVS from the exons ATGTCGTGTCTTTCCTTTTCTCAGTTTCTTCCACTTCCCAG GTGCCATTTTAGATGGTCTCATTGCTATGCTTTAAAAGTAGTGCAATTTGGGGAACTTAGGGTTCAGTGTAAACCTGGTCATGTGGCAATGGCTAGGCCTAGGAAGAAAGCTTCAGTAGGTTCTGTTGAAGAAGAACCTGGTGAAAATGAACCTGTGGTTGAAAAGAAGGCAACTAAGGTTTCTAAAGCTAAGAAGGTAACAGCAAAGACggcgaagaagaagaaagagtcaATAGCTGAGTCTCCTGAAGGGGCAATTGATTTGTTGGTGAGTGGAGGTGATGGTTCTATTGAAGAAGGGTTATCTCCATCTAGTGATGGTTCCAAGAAGAAAACTCGAAAGAGTAAGAAAAAAG ATGCATCTAGTTCTGCTGGTTTGGAAGAAGAGAAGGAAGTTAAGGAAAAGAAAAAGGTTACGAAACGAAGGAAACCTAaagaggagaaagaggagaatGTAAAATTAGAGGATAAATATGGTGCTGAAGCTGAAATCGATGACCAAGATGAGCCTTTGTTTATTGAAAATGTGGAGGATGAGAGCGACGATGGTTTGGAACTGATTAAAGATGATGGAGAGGACATTAGCTATACGTACAGCTGGCCTCCTCTTGTTTGTTGCTTTGGAGCTGCACAGCATGCTTTTGTGCCTTCGGGTAGGCCTGCCAATAGGCTTATAGATCACGAACTCCATGAAAGAAATAAGGATGCTTTATGGAGCCCTGACAAATTTGTTAGGGCTCCGGGGGGGTCTGCCGGTAGTGTTGCCATTGCTCTTGCAAGTTTGGGTGGCAAGGTTGCTTTTATGGGAAAACTTGCAGATGATGATTATGGTCAGGCGATGCTGTATTATATGAATGCGAATAATGTTCAGACACGATCGGTTCGTATTGATAGTAAAAGAGCAACAGGCGTGTCGCTGATGAAGATTGGTAAAAGGAAACTTAAATTGAGTTGTGTGAGACCTTGTGCTGAAGATTGTTTGACAAAGTCAGAGATAAATATTGATGTGTTGAAAGAG GCAAAAATGTTCTACTTCAACACACATTCCCTCCTTGATCGAAACATGAGATCCACGACATTGCGAGCTATCAAGATCGCAAAGCATTTTGGAGCAGTTGTTTTCTATGATGTAAACCTTCCTATGCCACTATGGCACTCGCAGGAAGAAACTAAGACGTTCATTCAGCAAGTGTGGAATCTTGCAGACATCATTGAAGTCACTAAGCAAGAACTAGAGTTCTTATGCGGGATCACACCGTCTGAAGAATTTGACACCAAAAACAATGCCAGGTCAAAGTTTGTCCATTACGATCCCGAAGTGGTTGCACCACTATGGCACGAAAGTCTTAAGGTTTTGTTCGTGACTAATGGAACTTCCAAGATACATTACTACACTGCTGAGACTGATGGCGCTGTTCATGGGATGGAGGATGCTCCAATTACCCCTTTCACTCGTGACATGTCAGCGTCTGGAGACGGCATTGTTGCAG CTATCATGCGAATGTTGACGGTTCAAGCGGATTTGATAACTGACAAAGCATACCTGGAGCATAGCATTAAGTATGCAATTGATTGCGGGGTTATAGATCAATGGATACATGGGCGAGTATGCGGCTTTCCTCCAGAAGAAGATACGGAGGACGACGTTACTCCCGATCCATACGGCATAAAGTCAATTACAGAAACAGAATACCGGACACTATTAGAGCCAGTTAGTTGA
- the LOC131651749 gene encoding uncharacterized protein LOC131651749, whose protein sequence is MAMMQGVQKNTLYVGGLAEEVNESILHAAFIPFGDIKDVKTPLDQATQKHRSFGFVTFLEREDASSAMDNMDGAELYGRVLTVNYALPEKIKGGEQGWAAQPIWADADTWFERQQQEEDMRRLEAENKAAMLAAEELHRKQVVEEREGEKEEIEIKDDPMARAEAEVVAN, encoded by the exons ATGGCGATGATGCAAGGTGTACAAAAGAACACCCTCTACGTCGGAGGTTTAGCGGAAGAGGTAAACGAATCCATCCTCCACGCAGCGTTCATCCCATTCGGAGACATTAAGGATGTCAAGACTCCTCTTGACCAAGCCACTCAGAAGCATCGCTCTTTCGGCTTCGTCACTTTCCTTGAACGGGAAGACGCTTCCTCCGCCATGGATAATATGGACGGTGCTGAACTATATGGTCGTGTCCTCACCGTTAATTATGCTCTTCCTGAGAAAATTAAGGGTGGTGAACAGGGATGGGCTGCTCAACCAA tTTGGGCGGATGCGGATACTTGGTTTGAACGGCAGCAACAGGAGGAGGACATGCGTCGCCTTGAAGCAGAGAATAAAGCTGCAATGCTGGCTGCTGAAGAACTCCACAGGAAGCAAGTAGTCGAAGAGCGGGAAGGGGAGAAAGAGGAAATTGAGATCAAGGATGATCCTATGGCAAGGGCTGAAGCAGAGGTTGTTGCAAATTGA
- the LOC131651746 gene encoding folate synthesis bifunctional protein, mitochondrial — translation MSMLKYLGARRSQVCAARSYLKVLGFSSFHTAPNSSIELHTRDEEVVIALGSNVGDRLHNFKEALKLMRKSGIHITRHASLYETAPAYVTDQPRFLNSAVRAVTKLGPHELLSALKRIEKDMGRTDGIRYGPRPIDLDILFYGKFKVRSDILTVPHERIWERPFVMAPLMDLLGTAIDSDTVTSWHSLSGHSGGLNALWEKLGGESLIGEEGMYRVMPVANGLLDWSRRTLVMGILNLTPDSFSDGGNFQSVKSAVSQARLMISEGADIIDLGAQSTRPMASRISVEEELGRLIPVLEAVKAIPEVEGKLISVDTFYSEVALEAVRKGAHLINDVSAGKLDANMFKVMAELDVPYVAMHMRGDPCTMQDSENLKYDNVCKDISAELYSRIREAEMLGIPAWRIIMDPGIGFSKKTEDNLEVLTGIPDIREEISKRSLAISHAPILIGPSRKRFLGEICSRPSAVERDPATIASVTAGVLGGANIVRVHNVKDNLDAVKLCDAILKQKSSPMKFKQ, via the exons ATGAGTATGCTTAAGTACCTGGGCGCGCGCAGGAGTCAGGTCTGTGCTGCCAGAAGCTACCTTAAAG TACTGGGGTTTTCCTCTTTTCACACAGCTCCAAACTCTTCGATTGAACTTCACACTCGAGATGAAGAAGTGGTGATTGCTTTGGGAAGTAATGTAGGTGATAGACTACATAACTTCAAGGAAGCCTTGAAATTGATGAGGAAGTCAGGCATACACATCACAAGACATGCAAGTCTATATGAGACAGCACCGGCGTATGTTACTGACCAACCTCGCTTcctcaactcagcagtaagagcTGTTACCAAACTTGGGCCACATGAGTTATTGTCTGCACTCAAACGAATCGAGAAGGACATGGGCCGTACTGACGGTATAAGGTATGGTCCAAGGCCAATTGACTTAGACATTCTGTTCTATGGTAAATTTAAAGTCAGATCTGATATTCTCACAGTACCTCACGAAAGAATTTGGGAACGACCGTTTGTCATGGCCCCTTTGATGGATTTACTGGGAACAGCTATTGACAGTGATACAGTTACTAGCTGGCATTCACTTTCAGGCCATTCTGGTGGACTAAATGCATTATGGGAAAAACTAGGTGGAGAATCCCTTATTGGAGAGGAAGGTATGTATAGGGTAATGCCTGTTGCAAATGGCTTACTTGATTGGTCGCGAAGAACATTGGTCATGGGGATTCTTAATTTGACTCCAGATAGTTTTAGTGATGGGGGAAATTTTCAGTCTGTGAAGTCTGCTGTTTCTCAGGCTCGGTTAATGATATCAGAGGGTGCTGATATAATTGATCTCGGTGCTCAGTCTACTCGGCCGATGGCATCAAGGATCTCTGTCGAAGAAGAATTAGGTAGATTAATCCCTGTCCTGGAAGCTGTAAAGGCAATACCCGAGGTAGAAGGAAAACTCATATCTGTGGATACTTTCTACTCTGAAGTTGCATTAGAAGCAGTACGTAAAGGGGCTCATCTTATAAACGATGTATCCGCCGGGAAGTTAGATGCAAATATGTTTAAGGTCATGGCAGAGCTTGATGTTCCTTATGTCGCAATGCACATGAGGGGTGATCCGTGTACAATGCAGGATAGTGAAAACCTGAAATATGATAATGTTTGCAAGGATATATCGGCGGAATTATACTCGCGGATTAGAGAGGCAGAAATGTTGGGAATCCCGGCATGGAGGATTATTATGGACCCTGGAATTGGATTCTCAAAGAAAACTGAAGACAATTTAGAGGTACTCACAGGAATACCTGATATTAGAGAAGAGATTTCAAAAAGAAGTTTGGCCATCTCTCATGCTCCTATACTAATTGGACCCTCAAGAAAGCGATTTTTAGGTGAAATTTGCTCTCGCCCTTCTGCAGTCGAGAGGGATCCCGCTACCATTGCTTCTGTCACCGCTGGTGTGTTGGGTGGCGCTAATATTGTTCGAGTGCATAATGTTAAAGATAATCTAGATGCGGTAAAGCTTTGTGATGCAATTCTGAAACAAAAAAGTTCTCCCATGAAATTTAAACAGTGA
- the LOC131651747 gene encoding probable 6-phosphogluconolactonase 1, translating to MALSGDHKNRGELRIYDSEDEVKTVLAEYIADVSDAAVQEHGFFALAISGGSLIDLMGKLLQPPYNKTVDWTKWYIFWADECVVSKSHEDSCFKHAKDVFLSKVPIVPSHAVSINDSVSAEEAADDYEFVIRQLVRTRVINVSEISDCPKFDLILLELGTDGHVASLFPNHPALDEREEWVTFITDSPIPPPERITFTLPVINSASNVAVVAAGESKADAVLLAVDENGSDCLSIPAKMVQPANGKLVWFLDKLAATKVEHSNLNNWYIKSLAEV from the exons ATGGCTCTCTCTGGTGATCATAAGAATAGAGGAGAGTTGAGGATTTATGACAGTGAGGATGAGGTGAAGACGGTTTTGGCTGAGTACATTGCGGATGTGTCGGACGCAGCTGTGCAGGAGCATGGATTTTTTGCCCTAGCTATATCTGGTGGTTCTCTCATTGACTTAATGGG AAAACTCTTGCAACCTCCATATAATAAGACAGTGGATTGGACCAAGTGGTATATCTTCTGGGCCGACGAGTGTGTTGTGTCGAAAAGTCATGAGGATAGCTGTTTTAAGCATGCTAAAGATGTCTTTTTGTCTAAG GTGCCTATAGTCCCAAGTCACGCGGTTTCTATTAATGATTCTGTGTCAGCTGAAGAAGCTGCTGATGATTATGAGTTTGTCATCCGGCAGTTAGTGAGAACCCGTGTTATCAACGTGTCTGAGATCAGTGACTGCCCAAAATTCGATCTCATTCTGCTTGAATTGGGTACTGATGGGCATGTTGCATCTTTATTTCCAAATCACCCAGCACTCGATGAAAGAGAAGAATGGGTTACTTTCATTACCGACTCCCCTATACCCCCACCTGAGAGAATCACATTCACTTTGCCTGTTATCAATTCTGCTTCAAACGTAGCAGTGGTCGCAGCAGGTGAAAGTAAAGCAGATGCTGTACTGTTGGCAGTAGATGAGAATGGATCTGATTGCCTGTCAATACCAGCAAAAATGGTCCAACCAGCTAACGGGAAGTTGGTGTGGTTTTTGGATAAGTTGGCTGCCACAAAAGTCGAACACTCCAACTTGAACAATTGGTATATCAAGTCCCTAGCAGAAGTGTAA